A stretch of the Symbiobacterium terraclitae genome encodes the following:
- the hisG gene encoding ATP phosphoribosyltransferase produces MSPLTIALPKGRPYAATVRFLREAGLAGPELEEDEGRSLYIECPAQGTRFIIARDSDVPTYVEYGAADLGIVGKNVLMEAEPQVYELLDLGYSQCRFVLAAPAGVDAKALLSGRSTQRVATKYPRMTEAYFNSRGIQVETIFLHGSIEVAPKVGLADLIVDIVETGRTLRENNLVVVEELWTSSMRLIANRAAYRLQAERIGPIVQSLRGRIGLRDLSGNQ; encoded by the coding sequence ATGTCGCCGCTGACCATCGCCCTGCCCAAGGGCCGCCCCTACGCGGCCACGGTCCGCTTCCTGCGTGAGGCCGGCCTGGCGGGGCCCGAACTGGAGGAAGACGAGGGGCGCAGCCTGTACATCGAGTGCCCGGCGCAGGGCACGCGCTTCATCATCGCCCGGGACTCGGACGTGCCCACCTATGTAGAGTACGGGGCCGCCGACCTGGGGATCGTGGGCAAGAACGTGCTGATGGAGGCCGAGCCGCAGGTCTACGAGCTGCTGGACCTGGGCTACAGCCAGTGCCGCTTCGTGCTGGCGGCCCCGGCGGGGGTCGACGCCAAGGCCCTGCTGAGCGGGCGCTCCACCCAGCGCGTGGCGACCAAGTACCCCCGCATGACGGAGGCGTACTTCAACAGCCGGGGCATCCAGGTGGAGACCATCTTCCTGCACGGCTCCATCGAGGTGGCCCCGAAGGTGGGGCTGGCCGACCTCATCGTCGACATCGTCGAGACCGGCCGCACCCTGCGCGAGAACAACCTGGTGGTGGTGGAGGAGCTATGGACCTCCTCCATGCGGCTCATCGCCAACCGGGCGGCCTACAGGCTCCAGGCGGAGCGGATCGGCCCGATCGTCCAGAGCCTGAGGGGGCGGATCGGGCTGCGGGACCTGTCCGGGAACCAGTAG
- the hisZ gene encoding ATP phosphoribosyltransferase regulatory subunit: MPVTRTQVPEGVRDRLPGEAARMRRLSDQLDGVFRTWGYREVATPVIEYLEAVAAGAGNWGRPEDLYQLFDRKGRTLALRPDMTTPIARLAATRLNGESLPLRLAYFAPVFRHRDLRAGAASEIWQAGVELVGAPGEAADAEVIALACAAVKAAGLEGFRIGLGHVGIVEGLFRAVGVAPGTAAELKEAMVCRDLVAFENGVARAGLVGDRAELLLGLVHFHGTLAQAQERFQGAGAEVAGALAHLARVLELLEALGVADRVSLDLGLVRSLGYYTGVVFEGYLPGIGAPVMGGGRYDNLLSEFGTPLAATGCALEVDRLLMAQEQQGCTAALPGLDAVIACPPGREADAIAWAARLRAQGLAVEVDLLGRTGEELATYARARGAARVLSPEVPSIH, encoded by the coding sequence ATGCCCGTCACCCGCACGCAGGTGCCCGAGGGGGTCCGAGACCGCCTTCCCGGCGAGGCGGCCCGGATGCGCCGGCTGTCGGACCAACTCGATGGCGTCTTCCGCACCTGGGGTTACCGTGAGGTGGCCACCCCGGTCATCGAGTACCTGGAGGCCGTTGCGGCGGGCGCGGGGAACTGGGGGCGCCCGGAGGATCTCTACCAGCTGTTCGACCGGAAGGGGCGCACGCTCGCCCTGCGGCCGGACATGACCACCCCCATCGCCCGCCTGGCGGCGACGCGCCTCAACGGCGAGAGCCTGCCCCTCAGGCTCGCCTACTTCGCCCCCGTCTTCCGCCACCGGGACCTGCGGGCAGGCGCCGCCAGCGAGATCTGGCAGGCCGGGGTGGAGCTGGTGGGCGCGCCCGGCGAGGCGGCGGACGCGGAGGTGATCGCCCTGGCCTGCGCCGCGGTGAAGGCCGCGGGGCTGGAGGGTTTCCGCATTGGCCTCGGCCACGTGGGCATCGTGGAGGGCCTCTTCCGCGCGGTCGGCGTGGCCCCCGGGACGGCCGCGGAGCTTAAGGAGGCGATGGTCTGCCGGGACCTGGTGGCCTTCGAGAACGGCGTCGCCCGGGCCGGCCTCGTCGGCGACCGGGCGGAGCTGCTCCTGGGGCTGGTCCACTTCCACGGCACCCTCGCCCAGGCGCAGGAGCGGTTTCAGGGCGCGGGCGCCGAGGTGGCCGGAGCCCTGGCGCACCTGGCACGGGTCCTCGAGCTGCTCGAGGCCCTCGGCGTGGCAGACCGGGTGAGCCTCGACCTGGGGCTGGTCCGCTCGCTGGGCTACTACACCGGTGTCGTCTTCGAGGGATACCTGCCGGGCATCGGCGCCCCGGTCATGGGCGGGGGCCGGTACGACAACCTGCTCAGCGAGTTCGGCACGCCCCTGGCCGCGACGGGGTGCGCCCTGGAGGTGGACCGGCTGCTGATGGCCCAGGAGCAGCAGGGGTGCACTGCTGCACTGCCGGGCCTCGACGCCGTCATCGCCTGCCCGCCGGGCCGCGAGGCCGACGCCATCGCCTGGGCGGCCCGCCTCAGGGCCCAGGGGCTCGCCGTGGAGGTGGATCTGCTGGGACGGACGGGGGAGGAGCTGGCCACCTACGCCCGGGCCCGGGGCGCCGCGCGGGTGCTCAGCCCCGAGGTGCCGTCGATCCACTAG
- the hisD gene encoding histidinol dehydrogenase — protein MLKQWDPQAFLQFLDQRRSQFYPEIEAQVRAILERVRSEGDDALYDLTRRFDGADLREAGLMVTEAEFAAAEAQVTEAFRAALQVAVDNIAAFHRPQVPNSWFMTRPDGTILGQQVRPVDRAGIYVPGGSAPLFSCLLMTAIPAVVAGVREVIVCTPPDREGRIDPHMLAAARACGVKAVYKVGGAQAIGAMAYGTATVPRVDMIAGPGNYYVTLAKKLVFGPVGIDMLAGPTEVLAVDDGSVDAEWLAADLLAQAEHPNGMVILVTTAGHDRVARIGEAMERQTAALPRAGTISRSVAELGAALLVSSLREAADIVNAVGPEHLEVNVADPWAFLPMVRHAGSIFMGPWTPEPIGDYIAGPSNVIPTEGTARYASPVNVETFIKRSAVTCYSEAAFRAQAPHAVQLALTEDLQAHAGAMQVRLGK, from the coding sequence TTGTTGAAGCAGTGGGACCCGCAGGCGTTCCTGCAGTTCCTGGATCAGCGCAGGAGCCAGTTTTACCCCGAGATCGAGGCGCAGGTGCGCGCCATCCTGGAGCGGGTGCGGTCGGAGGGCGACGACGCCCTCTATGACCTGACCCGGCGGTTCGACGGGGCCGACCTGCGGGAGGCCGGCCTCATGGTGACCGAGGCAGAGTTCGCGGCGGCCGAGGCGCAGGTGACCGAGGCGTTCCGGGCCGCGCTGCAGGTGGCGGTCGACAACATCGCCGCCTTCCACCGGCCCCAGGTGCCCAACTCCTGGTTCATGACCCGGCCGGACGGCACGATCCTGGGGCAGCAGGTGCGGCCCGTCGACCGGGCGGGCATCTACGTGCCCGGGGGCTCCGCGCCGCTCTTCTCCTGCCTGCTGATGACCGCCATCCCCGCTGTGGTGGCCGGCGTGCGCGAGGTGATCGTCTGCACGCCGCCGGACCGGGAGGGGCGTATCGACCCGCACATGCTGGCGGCCGCCCGGGCCTGCGGGGTGAAGGCGGTCTACAAGGTCGGCGGCGCCCAGGCCATCGGGGCGATGGCCTACGGCACTGCGACCGTCCCGAGGGTCGACATGATCGCCGGCCCCGGCAACTACTACGTCACCCTCGCCAAGAAGCTGGTCTTCGGCCCGGTGGGCATTGACATGCTGGCCGGCCCGACCGAGGTGCTGGCCGTGGACGACGGCTCCGTCGACGCCGAGTGGCTGGCCGCAGACCTGCTGGCGCAGGCCGAGCACCCCAACGGCATGGTCATCCTCGTCACCACGGCAGGGCATGACCGGGTCGCCCGGATCGGCGAGGCGATGGAGCGGCAGACCGCCGCCCTGCCCCGGGCCGGGACGATCAGCCGCTCGGTGGCCGAACTGGGGGCTGCGCTCCTGGTCTCCAGCCTCCGGGAGGCGGCCGACATCGTCAACGCCGTCGGACCGGAGCACCTGGAGGTCAACGTGGCCGATCCGTGGGCCTTCCTGCCCATGGTGCGCCACGCCGGGTCCATCTTCATGGGCCCGTGGACCCCCGAACCCATCGGCGACTACATCGCCGGTCCGTCCAACGTGATCCCCACCGAGGGTACGGCCCGCTACGCCTCGCCCGTGAACGTGGAGACCTTCATCAAGCGGTCGGCCGTGACCTGTTACAGCGAGGCGGCGTTCCGGGCTCAGGCGCCCCACGCCGTGCAGCTCGCCCTCACCGAGGACCTGCAGGCGCACGCCGGCGCCATGCAGGTCCGCCTCGGGAAGTAG